Proteins encoded by one window of Rutidosis leptorrhynchoides isolate AG116_Rl617_1_P2 chromosome 7, CSIRO_AGI_Rlap_v1, whole genome shotgun sequence:
- the LOC139859771 gene encoding uncharacterized protein: MGDDIPLRAAANLNMSHLHINTDDQHNFVLYEVEILLNQCSKSISDFALPSLPADLLADLANRLIMEERNYDRAVLNAERLELERQMNSKQKQIYDLITSASLNEQTEHVFVYGHGGTGKAFLWKAIITALRSRGKIVLAVASSGIASLFLPSGRTTHSRFKLPLVITNESMCNVKKNTQMATLLQNTDFIVWDEVPMNNKRCFEALDRSLRDILGDTEEFFGGKSTKGGKLAILGASIMTSHLWQRFKVFILAENMRLLRPGLTPSMRFCIPDDENGLANLISFIYPRESLQNPSAFDLQQKAIVCPKNDAADTINSLIVDMVDGSVTTYCSYDTATPHGNDGGEAELLYPAEYLNTLNYPGLPPHELHLKKGVLAILLRNINIACGLCNGTRMIIT, from the exons ATGGGTGATGATATACCGCTTCGAGCAGCTGCCAATTTAAATATGTCCCACTTGCATATAAACACTGATGACCAACATAACTTTGTCCTGTATGAGGTAGAGATCCTTTTGAACCAGTGTTCGAAGTCGATTTCCGATTTCGCATTACCGTCACTGCCAGCTGACCTGCTCGCAGATTTGGCAAACCGTCTTATCATGGAGGAGAGAAACTATGATCGTGCAGTTTTAAATGCCGAACGCCTAGAACTCGAACGTCAAATGAATTCTAAACAAAAGCAAATTTACGATCTTATAACAAGCGCTTCGTTGAATGAACAAACTGAACATGTATTTGTATATGGGCACGGTGGCACCGGGAAGGCATTCTTATGGAAAGCCATAATCACAGCGCTGAGATCTAGAGGTAAGATAGTTCTTGCTGTTGCATCATCTGGCATTGCATCTCTATTTCTACCTTCGGGAAGAACCACACATTCTCGATTCAAACTACCGCTGGTCATAACCAATGAATCGATGTGCAACGTCAAGAAAAATACCCAGATGGCAACATTACTGCAGAACACAGACTTTATTGTATGGGATGAGGTGCCAATGAATAATAAGCGTTGTTTCGAAGCTCTTGATAGGAGCCTTCGAGATATTTTAGGAGACACTGAAGAATTTTTTGGGGGTAAGTCT ACAAAAGGAGGGAAATTAGCTATCCTTGGTGCTAGTATTATGACTTCACATTTGTGGCAGCGATTCAAGGTTTTCATACTTGCAGAAAACATGCGACTACTTAGGCCAGGGCTGACACCATCAATGAGG TTCTGTATTCCTGATGATGAAAATGGATTGGCAAATCTGATTTCTTTTATATACCCTCGTGAATCGCTACAAAATCCATCCGCATTTGACCTGCAGCAAAAAGCAATTGTCTGTCCCAAAAACGACGCTGCCGATACGATAAACAGCTTAATCGTCGATATGGTTGATGGTTCAGTTACAACTTACTGCAGCTACGACACTGCAACTCCACATGGAAATGACGGTGGTGAGGCGGAGTTGCTCTACCCTGCAGAATATCTAAATACGCTGAACTACCCTGGGTTGCCACCACATGAGCTGCATTTAAAAAAGGGTGTACTAGCCATTCTACTTCGCAACATTAATATAGCATGTGGGCTTTGTAATGGCACCCGAATGATAATTACGTAA
- the LOC139859772 gene encoding uncharacterized protein translates to MRSSRKRKKKNSANSNVVGGAVLESVGPSDLEVVSDKQSKKRASLRKAHASASASSHVSVSFSLHSQLTPIYTISEPFDVSDVYPLYRDSGDCTSVCMQCGALFWRAEHVKSYFRDKHLHYHHCCENGRFYLPRYEDPPAEFKRLLEVPAFVDNVRAYNQMFSMTSFGARIDETVNNGHSPYIFKISGQIYHWLGSLCPEQGSPPGFCSFTFMIRITKLKTEWAILGGRDSGRLSEVVVTQLVKLLDLNNALVKLFRTARDKCAGSEVPTFKVCLYSLSGSSQHALPTSDAIGAIVFDSGPQSISDYDVIIEPRSQLPRRVNKLHPLYMSLQFPLMFFFGEPGFHPDLKLRAASGLQGARVRKMSMNMFYSYQIHDRLQSYNLILRLGRLFQQYVVTAYCSIELDRMDYIRNKQNDIRAEYLSGLYDAIDRGDKTSSDVGSMTILPASFTGGPRYMYSHYLDALWPEIARYLKPFPRLSPSDGANIVARVFHMKVNEFINFLKDERPLGHVRRVSAAIRDNLDDYISAELPDPIIDLTSYAVISATMMHGPCGLANKRHHARKIFHVQKSSQRNTLIRCTLMTTVVLITAGVIPAHINVECCGTTSLIKYMFKYISICTDLVAVRIAKPIGSDSRQSQQQMQPVDEIKNFIDAQFICPHEACWRIFNFQIHHREPVVQILAVHLENIQLVKIPGKQPLRAIVKNSEAKKTTLTEWLNYNASSVNGSHFTYLDFPSEFVWYQSKKSWQCRANLKKPSIGRISYIHPAYGEAVFLRMVVCHRKGCKSFEDIRTVNHVLHNTYRSACKAAGLLGDDRE, encoded by the exons ATGAGGAGTTctcgaaaaaggaaaaaaaaaaactcAGCCAATTCGAATGTAGTTGGTGGTGCTGTGTTAGAAAGTGTTGGACCTTCAGACCTAGAAGTTGTTTCCGATAAACAATCTAAGAAAAGGGCTTCTCTACGTAAGGCACATGCCAGTGCTTCGGCTTCTTCTCATG TTTCTGTTAGCTTTTCCCTTCATTCTCAGTTGACACCCATATATACTATCTCTGAACCTTTTGATGTGTCAG ACGTATATCCTTTATACCGTGATTCAGGGGACTGCACGTCCGTTTGTATGCAATGCGGGGCTTTGTTCTGGCGCGCTGAACATGTTAAGTCATATTTCAGAGACAAACACCTTCATTATCATCACTGCTGTGAAAATGGCCGCTTCTATTTACCACGCTATGAAGATCCTCCTGCAGAATTTAAGCGTTTATTAGAAGTTCCTGCTTTCGTTGATAATGTTCGTGCCTACAACCAGATGTTTAGCATGACGTCCTTTGGCGCTCGTATTGATGAAACTGTTAACAATGGCCATTCTCCTTACATTTTCAAGATCTCTGGCCAGATTTATCATTGGCTCGGTAGTTTGTGTCCTGAACAGGGGAGCCCCCCAGGTTTCTGCAGCTTTACATTTATGATACGGATCACGAAGTTGAAAACTGAATGGGCCATTTTGGGGGGCCGTGATTCAGGGCGGCTTTCTGAGGTGGTTGTTACTCAGTTAGTGAAGTTACTTGATTTAAATAATGCACTGGTCAAGTTGTTTCGCACCGCGAGGGATAAGTGTGCTGGCAGCGAGGTACCTACTTTCAAGGTTTGCCTGTATAGTTTGAGCGGGTCAAGCCAACATGCACTGCCTACTTCGGATGCAATAGGCGCTATTGTTTTTGACTCTGGCCCACAATCTATTTCTGATTACGACGTGATAATCGAGCCTCGGTCTCAGCTTCCCAGGCGAGTTAATAAGCTGCATCCGTTATATATGTCACTTCAATTCCCGCTGATGTTCTTTTTCGGTGAACCTGGTTTTCACCCGGATCTGAAGCTGCGCGCAGCCTCAGGTTTGCAGGGAGCTCGTGTTAGAAAAATGTCGATGAACATGTTTTACAGCTACCAGATTCATGATAGGCTTCAGAGTTACAATCTGATTTTAAGGCTGGGTCGTCTATTTCAGCAGTATGTGGTGACGGCATATTGCAGCATCGAGCTCGATCGTATGGACTATATCAGAAACAAGCAGAATGATATACGGGCTGAGTACCTTTCAGGGTTGTATGATGCTATCGATAGAGGTGATAAAACTAGTTCCGATGTCGGTAGCATGACGATTCTTCCTGCTTCGTTCACTGGTGGACCACGTTATATGTACAGTCATTATCTCGATGCTCTG TGGCCTGAAATTGCTCGGTACCTGAAGCCTTTTCCTCGCCTATCGCCTTCAGATGGAGCCAATATAGTCGCTCGTGTGTTCCACATGAAGGTCAATGAGTTTATAAACTTTTTAAAGGATGAGCGGCCTCTTGGCCATGTTCGCAGAG TTTCTGCAGCTATCAGGGATAATTTAGATGACTACATAAGTGCAGAACTGCCTGACCCCATAATTGATTTGACCAGTTACGCAGTCATATCTGCAACTATGATGCATGGCCCATGTGGCCTTGCCAATAAGCGGCACCATGCACGCAAAATATTTCATGTTCAAAAAAGTTCCCAAAGAAATACATTGATAAGATGTACTTTGATGACAACAGTCGTGCTCATTACCGCAGGCGTAATACCG GCTCACATAAACGTTGAATGTTGTGGTACGACGAGTCTCATTAAATACATGTTCAAGTATATTTCAATATGTACCGACCTTGTGGCTGTTCGTATAGCAAAACCCATAGGCAGTGACAGTCGCCAATCACAGCAGCAGATGCAACCGGTTGATGAAATTAAAAACTTTATAGATGCTCAGTTCATTTGTCCTCACGAAGCCTGTTGGCGGATTTTTAACTTCCAGATTCATCATCGAGAACCTGTTGTCCAGATTCTCGCTGTTCATCTTGAAAATATACAGCTGGTAAAGATTCCGGGCAAGCAACCCCTGCGTGCTATTGTTAAAAACAGCGAAGCCAAAAAAACCACTCTCACTGAGTGGCTTAATTATAATGCATCTTCAGTTAACGGCAGCCACTTTACATATTTGGATTTCCCGTCCGAATTTGTTTGGTACCAGTCAAAAAAAAGTTGGCAGTGCAGGGCAAACCTAAAGAAACCATCAATTGGCAGGATATCATATATACATCCCGCCTATGGAGAAGCAGTTTTTCTAAGGATGGTTGTGTGCCATCGAAAGGGGTGCAAGAGCTTTGAAGATATTAGAACAGTCAACCATGTCCTTCATAATACATACCGGTCTGCGTGTAAAGCGGCTGGGTTACTCGGTGATGATAGAGAGTAG